CGGGTCGCCAGCGCGATCGAGCCGCCGATCGTGGATCGCGGTGGTCAGGTTGTCAAACGCATGGGCGACGGAGTGATGGCGGTCTTCGCCTCCCCCGACAGCGCGGTGCGCGCGATTCTCACCGCGAAACGGAATCTGGCCGAGGTGCAGGTGCAGGGGTATCGCCCGCGGATGCGGGCCGGACTGCACACCGGCACACCCCGGGAGATCGGCGGCGACTGGCTGGGGGTCGATGTCACCGTCGCCGCGCGGGTGATGGAGGCCGGCGGTAACGGCAACACGATGATCTCGGAGACCACGCTCGAGGCGCTGGAGCCGAGCACGCTGAAGGATCTCGAGGTGGTCGCGAAGCCCTATCGGCGCAGTATGTTCGCCGCACCGCTCAA
The genomic region above belongs to Nocardia spumae and contains:
- a CDS encoding adenylate/guanylate cyclase domain-containing protein yields the protein MAAANQRPDVIGVIRRARENLPGDPAFGDPLSLSGPGGARAVARAADKFVGDNPNAAKELGLGALQVWQAMLERVGRGKGSAEVTVLFTDLVSFSRWSLSAGDEATLELLRRVASAIEPPIVDRGGQVVKRMGDGVMAVFASPDSAVRAILTAKRNLAEVQVQGYRPRMRAGLHTGTPREIGGDWLGVDVTVAARVMEAGGNGNTMISETTLEALEPSTLKDLEVVAKPYRRSMFAAPLNGVPEGMRIFRLTGE